The Phycobacter azelaicus sequence AACGCTGGTCCGAATTTACGCGACCACCTCTCTCGTCAATGCCCTGGAGCAGGAAAAGGCGCTTGGAAAGGCCGGGAAATTGGCCGAGATGCTGACCAAGATCGACTTGCTCATACTCGATGAACTCGGATACCTGCCGTTCAATTCATCCGGTGGCGCACTGCTCTTCCACCTCCTGAGCAAACTCTATGAGCGCACCAGCGTCGTCATCACCACCAACCTCAGCTTCTCAGAATGGGCCCAGGTCTTCGGCGATGCAAAGATGACCACCGCACTGCTCGACCGCCTCACACACCGCTGCCACATCCTGGAAACCGGCAACGACAGCTACCGCTACAAAGCCAGCTCCGAAGCCGCAAAGAAAAAGAGAAAGGAGACGCCAACATCGACCACAACATAACCGCTGAGACATAAACAAGGGTGGGTCAAATCTCGGTGAAAATACCGGGTCACTTCTCAGCGGAAATCAACAAGGGTGTTTATGTGACCAAATCTGCGAAGCTGGACAGGCGAGCCGCCAGATTTTTGATGGCTTCAATTGCCTCGAGGGATACCGCGTCGGTCACATTGTCTTCATGCAATGAGATGGAAACGCCTGCGACGGCTTCACCGGAGGGTTTAGCAACGAGCGCCCCATAAGAAATCATGTTTGGCGCGGTGCCTTTGATCTCTTGCGAATAGCCGTTTTGGCGAACCTGCTGCAGAATTTTTAATAGTTCACTGCGAAATTTGGGATGGGCCTTGGTTACTTGCGGAATCTCTTCAGCTGGGTAAAGCTCACAGACTTCGTCGTCCGTAAGATTGGCCAAAAGCGCACGACCGGAGGCCATGCAACAAGCAGGCAAGCGCGTACCAGGCCGGAACTTAATTCCGAAGGGTCGAGGGCTGTTTCGCGTGGCGATGAAGAAAACATCAGGGCCTTCCAGGACTGTGAGCGTTGCCCCGTTTGTGCGAATGAGCTCGTTTTCTTCACAGGCTTTGTTGAAATGTTCAACGATCTCATAGCTTTTGATTTTCGAACTGGCGAGATCGAGAACCTTCAGTGTCAAATGAAACGAGCCGTCGCTCTGCTTTTCGAGGTAGCCTTCCTGCAAGAGCGTGGTGCAAATTGAATGGGCCGAGCTCATAGCGATACCCATATGATTTGATATTGTTGTCAGATTCTGGGGTTTTGTGCTTTTGGCGATGAATTCCAGCAGGTGCAATCCTCTGCTGAGTGCCGGTGCGGGGCTCTTTTTGGGACTTTTCATTTTTTGTTCTCTTTCCAGTCCCTTAGGCAGGTCGCAGGATTATTATTCAGTATATCGAATTCTTATCCTTGTCGGAGATCAAAAGCAATCTAATCATGAACGATCATCAGGCCGTGGACGGGGGCATAAGCGGGAAACGGCTTGCCACTTCGCGATAAAGAATGATATTCGATATACTGAACATTAACACACAACAAGGAGCTGAGTTATCGCCCCTCAATCCCGAGGCCATGAGCTGAACGCGTGGTGTGACTACCCTCCGGTCAGCGTCGATTATGCTGGAAGCGGTCCGCTCTCTGGAACCACTTTGGCTGTGAAAGACGTGTTTCCTGTAGAGGGTTATCCAAATGGGTGGGGTCAGCCAAGCCGACTGGCGGAAGCGCCAATTGATCGCGAAACGCATATTGAGGTGCAACGACTGCTAAATGCGGGCGCTGTATGCGTCGGGAAGAGTCAGTGCGAGGAACTGTGCTATTCGCTGATGGGGTCAAACAAACATTAT is a genomic window containing:
- a CDS encoding IclR family transcriptional regulator, with amino-acid sequence MKSPKKSPAPALSRGLHLLEFIAKSTKPQNLTTISNHMGIAMSSAHSICTTLLQEGYLEKQSDGSFHLTLKVLDLASSKIKSYEIVEHFNKACEENELIRTNGATLTVLEGPDVFFIATRNSPRPFGIKFRPGTRLPACCMASGRALLANLTDDEVCELYPAEEIPQVTKAHPKFRSELLKILQQVRQNGYSQEIKGTAPNMISYGALVAKPSGEAVAGVSISLHEDNVTDAVSLEAIEAIKNLAARLSSFADLVT